One Enterobacter asburiae genomic window, AGGTGCTGCCGCGAATGACCTCGCCGGCGCTGACCGAGCATGAGGTTGCGCGCCTGGATGCCTGCGATCTGCTCTCTTTTGCAGGTAAGGTGATCGGTTTTTTGTCACCGGCTTCGGCTCGCTGAAGTTTCCCGAAAATGTGTCGGTCGACGATCTGATGGCGGATATCGCGGTGATCTTTCACTGGCCGCCGTCAGAACTGTACTCCCTTAGCGTGACCGAACTCCTCTTATGGCGCGAAAAAGCGCTGCAGCGAAGCGGAAACCACCATGAGTAATAATGTCAGTCTTCAGGAGCTGCTTAAGGCAGTCGACCGGGCAACCCGACCGCTTAACGCTCTCCAGAACGCCAGCCTCACTCTCGCGAGCGATATCCGCGAGGCGCAGACGGCGCTGGGGGCGCTCGATGAGCAGGCGGGGCGTATTAACGGCTTCAGGAAAGCAAACGCCCAGCTCGCCGTGACGGAGCAGTCGCTTGCTCAGGCGAAACAGCAGGCAGCGGCGCTGGCGGTGCAGCTTAAAAACACGCAAAACCCCACCCAGGCACAGGCTGATGCGCTGACAGCAGCCCGAAAATCGGCGGCCGACCTTAAGCTTGAGTACAACAGCTTACGCTACTCGGTACAGCGTCAGCGCACTGAACTCGCTCAGGCGGGAGTCAACACGCGCACGCTCTCGTCTGATGAGCGTCGTTTACGAACGCACATCAGCGAAAAAACGCAGCAGCTTAACCGACAGCGTGATGCGCTGGCCCGCGTCAATCAGCAGCAGGAGCGGCTGAGTACCGTTCAGAATCGCTACGAGTCAGGCAAACGCGTTACCGCGCGGGTGGGTCAGCTTGCGA contains:
- a CDS encoding GpE family phage tail protein; the encoded protein is MADIAVIFHWPPSELYSLSVTELLLWREKALQRSGNHHE